One region of Candidatus Zixiibacteriota bacterium genomic DNA includes:
- a CDS encoding competence/damage-inducible protein A, with the protein MTIELLTIGSELLAGRTLNSNALFIGDELSRAGLTLSRQTSIPDQHEIIVATLRECIERADWVIVSGGLGPTNDDVTKNALSHVFERPLIFHPEILEALKARYQKLGRTITPLLDTQALLPNDAEFIPNEYGTAVGIVLTEGRTTVVAVPGVPREMEPMVRDVIIPRIAAQAKTRSQTITWSTVGWPESRLYETLSRVMADNPEVEVAFLPSELGVRLRFTTHGPDAETTLRRFTDAARPLVAESLYAEDDVGLEVVVGRMLQQRGFTIVLAESCTGGLIAKRLTDVPGSSAYVWGGYVTYDNRAKTDMLGVNPELIAKHGAVSEEVVTAMAKGAIARSGADCSIAVTGIAGPDGGTPDKPVGTVWLATAIKGDSVSTKRFNLLGDREVIRARAAQAALNMLRGRLL; encoded by the coding sequence ATGACTATCGAACTGCTCACCATCGGCTCTGAGCTGCTCGCCGGGCGCACGCTCAATAGCAACGCGCTCTTCATCGGTGATGAACTCTCGCGCGCGGGACTGACTCTCTCACGGCAGACATCGATTCCCGATCAACACGAGATTATCGTCGCGACATTGCGCGAGTGCATCGAGCGCGCCGATTGGGTGATCGTGTCCGGCGGCCTGGGGCCGACCAACGATGACGTGACTAAGAACGCATTGTCGCACGTCTTCGAACGTCCCTTGATCTTTCATCCGGAGATTCTCGAAGCGCTCAAGGCGCGGTATCAGAAACTCGGCCGCACGATCACGCCGCTGTTGGACACGCAGGCACTTTTACCCAATGATGCCGAGTTTATCCCCAACGAGTACGGCACCGCGGTGGGCATTGTGCTGACCGAAGGCAGGACAACCGTTGTGGCCGTCCCCGGTGTGCCCCGCGAGATGGAGCCGATGGTCCGCGATGTGATCATCCCGCGCATCGCGGCGCAAGCCAAGACCCGCTCACAAACGATCACCTGGTCGACCGTCGGCTGGCCCGAGTCGCGGCTGTATGAAACGCTCTCCCGTGTCATGGCCGACAATCCCGAGGTCGAAGTCGCGTTCCTGCCCTCGGAATTGGGCGTGCGACTGCGATTCACCACGCACGGTCCCGATGCCGAAACGACTTTGCGGCGATTCACCGATGCGGCGCGTCCATTGGTCGCCGAATCACTCTATGCAGAAGACGATGTGGGGCTGGAAGTGGTCGTCGGACGGATGCTCCAGCAGCGCGGGTTCACAATCGTGCTCGCCGAGTCATGCACCGGCGGCCTGATCGCCAAACGGCTCACCGATGTCCCCGGATCGTCGGCGTATGTCTGGGGCGGGTATGTGACCTACGACAACCGCGCCAAGACCGACATGCTCGGGGTGAATCCTGAGTTAATCGCCAAGCACGGAGCAGTGTCCGAAGAAGTCGTGACCGCCATGGCCAAAGGCGCGATCGCCCGCAGCGGCGCCGATTGCAGCATTGCGGTGACCGGGATCGCCGGTCCCGACGGCGGCACCCCCGACAAGCCGGTCGGCACTGTTTGGCTGGCAACTGCCATAAAGGGCGACTCAGTCTCCACCAAACGCTTCAACCTTCTTGGCGATCGCGAAGTCATCCGCGCCCGTGCCGCCCAGGCGGCGCTCAACATGCTGCGGGGGCGGCTTTTGTAG
- a CDS encoding AbrB/MazE/SpoVT family DNA-binding domain-containing protein translates to MSAVKIGTSRQIVIPKKVYDQLHLTAGDYLEVELKGDKLILTPKELIEKRLAEGLEDINKGRVHGPYATAKEATQSLRGSRRTRRK, encoded by the coding sequence GTGTCAGCAGTCAAAATTGGTACCAGCAGGCAGATCGTCATCCCCAAGAAGGTCTACGACCAGCTCCATCTGACCGCGGGGGACTATCTCGAAGTCGAGCTCAAGGGGGATAAGCTCATCCTGACTCCCAAGGAACTGATCGAGAAGCGCCTTGCAGAGGGTCTCGAAGACATCAATAAGGGCAGGGTTCATGGACCCTACGCTACAGCGAAGGAAGCAACACAATCTCTGCGTGGCTCACGCCGAACCCGACGCAAGTAG
- the pgsA gene encoding CDP-diacylglycerol--glycerol-3-phosphate 3-phosphatidyltransferase, with protein sequence MNLPNKLTLLRIALAPVFMALILIDDTRAKLASLIVFVVAALTDLGDGYLARKSGRVTGFGKFMDPLADKILISTALISLVGLGYVRGWMVIVIIAREFLITGFRSLAAYRGILIVPSFGARLKTALQMVTVSAILLFVYLKAMLVPLGHHWTIFESTRTMLVFDILVTITMLVTVITGIDYFVRHLSLVKSVLK encoded by the coding sequence ATGAACCTTCCCAACAAACTGACGCTGTTGCGCATCGCGTTGGCGCCGGTCTTCATGGCGCTGATCTTAATCGACGACACCCGTGCCAAGCTGGCATCGCTGATTGTGTTCGTCGTTGCGGCGCTGACCGATTTGGGCGACGGCTATCTGGCGCGCAAAAGCGGGCGGGTTACCGGATTCGGCAAGTTCATGGACCCGTTGGCCGACAAGATTCTCATCTCGACCGCGCTGATCTCGCTGGTCGGTTTGGGGTACGTGCGCGGCTGGATGGTGATCGTCATCATCGCCCGCGAGTTTCTCATCACCGGCTTTCGCTCGCTGGCGGCGTATCGTGGCATACTGATCGTACCCTCGTTCGGCGCGCGGTTGAAAACCGCGTTGCAGATGGTGACCGTCAGCGCGATCCTGTTATTTGTTTATTTGAAAGCGATGCTGGTGCCCCTGGGACACCACTGGACGATCTTTGAGAGCACTCGAACGATGCTGGTGTTCGATATTCTGGTTACGATCACGATGCTCGTCACGGTCATCACCGGCATCGACTATTTCGTGCGTCATCTGAGCTTGGTCAAGAGCGTGTTGAAGTAG
- a CDS encoding DUF1028 domain-containing protein has translation MTNRHFLGLVVAVLALLVSAEVHADTVRPVSTYSIVARDSATGQMGVAVQSHWFSVGPIVPWAEAGVGAVATQSLVRIDYGPDGLDHLRAGESAALALTAMLAADSGREVRQVAIVDANGNVAVHTGKRCIAYAGHITGRGFSVQANLMADSIVPTAMAQAYRTATGSLAERMLAALEAAEAVGGDIRGRQSAAILVVDGKRHPQRWQGKLIELRVEDHPTPLVELRRLYDLQLAYDWMNRGDVYAEHSQWDSAAIAYGSAEKLAPQIAEIPFWHAVTLTAAGRIEDALPVFRRIFASESRWVELLPRLIPAGLLPVDSTALERILKTAGE, from the coding sequence ATGACAAATCGGCACTTTCTTGGTCTGGTGGTCGCTGTACTGGCACTGCTTGTTTCCGCTGAAGTTCACGCCGACACCGTCCGTCCGGTCTCGACGTACTCGATTGTCGCGCGCGACTCGGCCACCGGCCAGATGGGGGTGGCGGTGCAGTCGCACTGGTTTTCGGTCGGGCCGATTGTCCCCTGGGCCGAGGCGGGCGTCGGCGCGGTCGCGACCCAATCGCTGGTCAGGATCGACTACGGTCCTGACGGGCTGGATCACTTGCGCGCCGGTGAAAGTGCGGCATTGGCGCTGACCGCGATGCTGGCCGCCGATTCGGGGCGCGAGGTCCGTCAGGTGGCGATCGTCGACGCCAACGGCAACGTCGCAGTGCACACCGGCAAACGGTGCATCGCCTATGCCGGGCACATTACTGGGCGCGGCTTTTCGGTGCAGGCCAATCTGATGGCCGACTCGATCGTCCCGACGGCAATGGCACAGGCATATCGCACGGCCACGGGCTCGCTTGCAGAACGGATGCTGGCCGCGCTGGAGGCGGCCGAAGCGGTCGGCGGCGACATTCGCGGACGGCAATCAGCGGCGATCCTCGTCGTGGATGGGAAACGTCACCCGCAACGCTGGCAGGGAAAGCTGATCGAGCTGCGCGTGGAGGACCATCCTACGCCACTGGTCGAATTGCGTCGCCTCTACGATCTGCAATTGGCCTACGATTGGATGAATCGCGGCGACGTCTACGCCGAACACAGCCAATGGGATTCGGCCGCGATCGCCTATGGCAGCGCTGAGAAACTGGCGCCGCAGATCGCCGAGATTCCCTTTTGGCACGCAGTCACGCTCACCGCCGCCGGACGCATCGAAGACGCGCTGCCGGTTTTCAGGCGCATATTCGCAAGCGAATCACGCTGGGTCGAGCTGCTGCCTCGCCTAATCCCGGCGGGATTGCTGCCGGTTGATTCGACGGCGCTGGAGCGGATTCTTAAGACGGCGGGGGAGTAG
- a CDS encoding Ig-like domain-containing protein has protein sequence MAVMLVILGRAVVYADPPVVDSIWPGDSAVAVLSDETITASFSMPMDTSTLNDTTFLATGSISGGITGTFEFDTMTNSVIFVPDSLYASTETVYVELTTAIQSIFGDTLESPFTWEFYTCESPTVVDREPGTGEVNVPADLAEIRVTFSRAMDTSSITEQTFMVCEFIAFDPCRIIICTWDGDSYTDYICELHRMTGPQPEKIAALLNEFAWTDCPDARPVQRP, from the coding sequence ATGGCAGTGATGCTTGTCATCTTAGGTCGCGCCGTAGTGTATGCCGATCCACCGGTCGTTGATTCAATCTGGCCCGGCGATTCCGCAGTGGCAGTGCTGTCGGACGAGACCATTACAGCGTCCTTCAGCATGCCGATGGACACGAGCACCTTAAACGACACGACTTTCCTGGCCACTGGGTCAATCTCCGGCGGCATTACCGGTACATTCGAATTCGATACAATGACGAACAGCGTCATCTTTGTACCCGATTCGCTCTATGCCTCGACCGAAACGGTGTATGTGGAATTGACGACCGCGATTCAATCGATATTCGGTGACACCCTGGAATCCCCTTTCACTTGGGAATTCTACACGTGCGAGAGTCCCACGGTCGTTGATCGTGAACCTGGGACGGGCGAAGTCAACGTCCCGGCAGATCTGGCAGAAATCAGAGTGACCTTCAGTCGGGCAATGGATACGTCCTCGATTACCGAGCAGACATTCATGGTGTGTGAGTTCATTGCCTTCGATCCCTGCCGGATCATCATCTGCACCTGGGACGGCGACTCCTACACGGATTACATCTGCGAATTGCACCGAATGACCGGCCCGCAGCCGGAGAAGATTGCCGCACTGCTGAATGAATTCGCCTGGACGGACTGCCCCGATGCCCGCCCGGTGCAGCGACCTTGA
- a CDS encoding phosphatidylglycerophosphatase A, which translates to MSHEVTKSPARVSESAPGPWSRNPMVALLATGLGSGMIRPYSGSWGSIPAVLVGWGILRTGNDALMIVSTVAMIVLSVWVSARAEPLFGHDSGRIVIDEWAGAFVALLGLPTHWHMMIPVFVLFRIFDVAKPWPCRRLESLTGGWGVTADDIGAGVYTNVACRLLFLFTPAWF; encoded by the coding sequence GTGTCACACGAGGTCACGAAGAGTCCTGCACGGGTGTCGGAGAGCGCTCCCGGCCCCTGGTCGCGCAATCCCATGGTCGCGCTCCTGGCGACCGGCCTGGGCAGCGGCATGATCCGTCCCTATTCGGGAAGCTGGGGCTCGATCCCGGCGGTGCTGGTCGGCTGGGGGATCCTGCGCACCGGCAATGACGCTCTGATGATCGTCTCGACCGTGGCGATGATCGTCTTGTCGGTCTGGGTCTCGGCGCGCGCCGAGCCGTTGTTCGGCCACGACTCCGGACGCATCGTCATCGACGAATGGGCGGGCGCATTCGTCGCCCTGCTCGGTTTGCCGACTCATTGGCACATGATGATTCCGGTCTTCGTGCTCTTTCGCATCTTTGATGTCGCCAAACCCTGGCCCTGCCGTCGCCTCGAATCGCTCACCGGCGGCTGGGGTGTCACAGCCGACGACATCGGGGCGGGGGTGTATACCAATGTCGCCTGCCGACTGCTCTTCCTGTTCACGCCTGCGTGGTTTTGA
- a CDS encoding sigma 54-interacting transcriptional regulator, which produces MSRSPTPPPRFDWSAEHAGLKRELSRFRSLLARSLPARGASSPWKRRFEELRHQWELLAQRLEGRWARGAESEIALDAELDVSRRERLQLRTLVELDERFDAAESVEACLTETLRALAPVIANDGAMMNLHDIVPDGGLRVTTARPGRRAWPLASDLELCEHLLTGASDGRRIVIEGRPVGADARAHGRMTHWLAVGIAHRDSHYGSLVMGRRLGAHPFDEDEIAVAERIVSRLGRALASRVGAGVRALPGIGLRPEGFDHLRGESPALRQAVALAARLAASDGPVLFEGEIGTGRETLARAIHARSARAGKPFVVLRGADLPQPHVAERLFGVHRVEPDGTLTDRPGDLELAKGGSLYIDELAALDNVLQVQLVRLLNELTFERVGERKARRADIRLMLATTQHIEDAVTHGRIREDLFYLVLAGRIALPPLRERAGDIVELARRFAIETGHRAGKRIDGIDQDTAALLLAASFPGNIRQLSQIIERAVFMSGRPLIGAGDLPEDFAAEVIAAPLDTSDWIEQAAQGVRASVGAGRGGDYAAFRRVRASVQRALSAAFVASVRKAVGPQPARAARHLGVHRAQWWRLMRDAEPESAAPAQGDDGEDNNAQKQ; this is translated from the coding sequence ATGAGCCGATCTCCGACGCCGCCGCCACGGTTTGATTGGTCCGCCGAACACGCGGGCCTGAAGCGCGAACTGTCCCGTTTTCGCTCACTGTTGGCGCGCTCGCTCCCGGCACGGGGAGCGTCGTCGCCATGGAAACGGCGCTTCGAGGAGCTGCGGCACCAGTGGGAACTGTTGGCGCAGCGCCTGGAGGGGCGTTGGGCGCGCGGTGCCGAATCGGAGATTGCGCTGGACGCCGAATTGGACGTGTCGCGACGCGAACGGCTGCAATTGCGGACGCTGGTTGAGCTGGACGAACGTTTCGATGCGGCGGAATCGGTTGAAGCGTGTCTGACGGAGACACTCCGCGCGCTGGCCCCTGTCATCGCCAACGACGGCGCGATGATGAACCTGCACGACATCGTCCCCGACGGGGGCCTGCGTGTGACCACCGCGCGTCCCGGGCGCCGGGCCTGGCCCCTGGCGTCGGATCTGGAATTGTGCGAGCATCTGCTGACGGGGGCGTCCGACGGGCGACGCATCGTCATCGAAGGGCGTCCAGTCGGTGCCGATGCGCGCGCGCACGGCCGCATGACGCATTGGCTGGCTGTGGGGATCGCGCATCGCGACAGCCACTACGGGTCGCTGGTCATGGGACGGCGCCTCGGCGCGCACCCCTTCGACGAAGATGAGATCGCCGTTGCCGAACGCATCGTTTCGCGGCTGGGACGTGCCCTGGCGTCGCGCGTCGGCGCCGGAGTGCGCGCGCTGCCCGGTATCGGCTTGCGGCCCGAGGGCTTCGATCACCTGCGGGGGGAATCGCCCGCGTTGCGGCAGGCGGTTGCACTGGCGGCACGGCTGGCGGCATCGGACGGGCCCGTTCTCTTCGAGGGGGAGATCGGCACCGGACGCGAAACGTTGGCGCGGGCGATTCATGCGCGTTCGGCCCGGGCCGGTAAACCGTTCGTGGTTCTGCGCGGCGCCGATCTGCCGCAACCGCATGTCGCGGAGCGACTCTTCGGTGTCCATCGGGTTGAACCCGATGGCACGCTCACGGATCGGCCGGGCGATCTGGAACTGGCCAAGGGCGGGTCGCTGTACATCGACGAACTGGCGGCGCTCGACAATGTGTTGCAGGTGCAACTGGTACGACTCCTCAACGAGCTGACATTCGAACGGGTCGGCGAACGCAAGGCCCGCCGCGCCGATATTCGCCTGATGCTGGCGACCACGCAGCATATCGAGGACGCGGTAACGCACGGCCGCATCCGCGAAGATCTCTTTTATCTCGTGCTGGCCGGTCGCATCGCGCTGCCGCCGTTGCGCGAACGCGCCGGCGACATCGTGGAACTGGCGCGACGATTTGCGATCGAGACGGGACATCGCGCGGGCAAGCGCATCGACGGGATCGACCAGGACACGGCAGCGCTGCTGCTGGCGGCCTCCTTTCCGGGAAACATCCGCCAACTGTCGCAGATCATCGAACGCGCGGTGTTCATGTCCGGCCGACCGTTGATCGGCGCCGGCGATCTGCCGGAAGACTTCGCCGCCGAGGTGATCGCGGCGCCCCTGGATACGTCGGACTGGATCGAACAGGCCGCGCAGGGTGTGCGCGCCTCGGTCGGCGCCGGGCGCGGCGGCGACTACGCGGCGTTTCGCCGCGTGCGCGCCTCGGTGCAGCGCGCGCTGTCGGCGGCGTTCGTCGCCTCGGTGCGCAAAGCGGTCGGACCGCAGCCGGCGCGCGCGGCACGGCACCTGGGCGTGCACCGCGCGCAATGGTGGCGTCTGATGCGCGACGCGGAGCCGGAATCGGCCGCGCCGGCACAGGGCGACGACGGCGAAGACAACAATGCACAAAAACAGTAA
- a CDS encoding ferritin-like domain-containing protein — protein MPPSSAGKKQVITKLNKALGWELRAQAMYAHYAVYLKGLDSLTLKSHFEEEATESFDHAAKVRDIIGQLGGEAVTTRDPAPIVHTTDTRTMLEEALKTERAAADSYRKILPLVKGNTVFVHALTHILMDEMNAVVEAEALLGR, from the coding sequence ATGCCCCCGTCATCAGCCGGTAAGAAACAGGTGATCACCAAGCTCAACAAAGCGCTCGGCTGGGAGCTGCGCGCGCAGGCGATGTACGCGCACTACGCCGTTTACCTGAAGGGATTGGATTCCCTGACGCTCAAGAGCCACTTCGAAGAGGAAGCGACCGAGTCATTCGACCATGCCGCCAAAGTGCGCGACATCATCGGTCAGTTGGGGGGCGAAGCGGTCACGACGCGCGATCCCGCGCCGATCGTCCACACGACGGACACCCGCACGATGCTCGAAGAAGCCCTGAAGACCGAACGCGCCGCCGCGGATTCGTACCGTAAGATTCTGCCGCTGGTCAAAGGCAACACCGTCTTCGTCCACGCGCTCACCCATATCCTCATGGACGAAATGAATGCGGTCGTCGAGGCGGAAGCGCTGCTGGGACGGTAA